The following proteins are co-located in the Pomacea canaliculata isolate SZHN2017 linkage group LG10, ASM307304v1, whole genome shotgun sequence genome:
- the LOC112573229 gene encoding required for excision 1-B domain-containing protein-like, translated as MYRSLVHEVTQSFKTISEEAISISKTLCEKYKLNKVAECIDSIQAGEQEKLELTAELQIARQGVVDNPEDESMPAQVAGLQEKLQNVVCRINEHLEDLKYESEDLYTNGEGR; from the exons ATGTATCGAAGTCTTGTGCATGAAGTGACACAGAGCTTCAAAACCATATCAGAGGAAGCAATTTCCATTTCAAAGACACTGTGTGAGAAATACAAGTTGAACAAAGTTGCAGAATGTATTGACAGTATTCAGGCTGGAGAACAGGAAAAGCTGGAGCTG ACAGCAGAGCTACAGATAGCTCGTCAGGGTGTTGTCGATAACCCTGAGGATGAAAGCATGCCAGCACAGGTGGCAGGCCTCCAAGAAAA ACTTCAGAATGTTGTCTGCAGAATCAACGAGCATCTTGAAGACCTCAAGTATGAATCAGAAGATCTGTACACCAATGGGGAAGGAAGATGA
- the LOC112573136 gene encoding phosphatidylinositol-glycan biosynthesis class W protein-like, with product MSYKEEHERFISGHNGTTVSEVAILTLTPCASILILNAVSLLYHLQTMPFWSRVALEYSVMIIPMILHTTVLSNETTAVFVTMYAVAFVCCILCVKKAPPRSFRKTFSCLMQMEMRVQRPFLTNMRSLVNIGTAVVILGVDFAIFPRRFAKTETFGIGFMDNGVGCFVITNAIVCPEARGKVGSCRSVSEGLQRLFKCVMSSIPLVILGLGRLVTVKGVDYHEHVSEYGIHWNFFFTLTAVKVVSTLLLCVCPVWLSSVLAAGLLTIYQHALQTKGLSDFILYGSDGTGQRLNLLDANREGICSCIGYISIYLIGAQIGWFIFNRKKTKFCDWMRILCILAGVSYIFYGALHISSEYIQPASRRMANLSFVLWIVALSTQVLASCLLIDLLTTVLTVLSAVSNKKVEGVPGCEDDVLSDKEKKSDKLCLLHAVNFNGLLYFLMANLLTGFVNMSMKTIHASSLMAVFTLSAYMFVLTVGILYLHHKKVATRFW from the exons ATGTCATATAAAGAGGAACATGAAAGATTTATCAGTGGTCACAATGGAACCACAGTATCAGAGGTTGCCATTTTGACTCTGACACCCTGTGCAAGCATCCTCATTCTCAATGCAGTTTCTCTTTTATACCACCTGCAGACTATGCCCTTTTG GTCTAGGGTGGCACTGGAATATTCAGTCATGATTATTCCTATGATTCTGCACACAACAGTGTTGAGCAATGAGACAACAGCTGTGTTTGTAACAATGTATGCTGTAGCATTTGTTTGCTGCATTCTCTGTGTAAAGAAGGCACCACCAAGAAGTTTTCGGAAGACATTTTCCTGCTTGATGCAAATGGAGATGAGAGTACAAAGACCATTCTTGACCAACATGAGGTCTCTGGTGAACATCGGGACAGCTGTTGTTATTCTTGGTGTGGATTTTGCCATTTTCCCTCGCAGATTTGCCAAAACAGAGACTTTTGGGATAGGTTTTATGGACAATGGTGTTGGATGCTTTGTGATCACAAATGCCATTGTTTGTCCAGAAGCAAGAGGAAAAGTTGGATCATGTCG GTCAGTGTCTGAAGGGCTGCAAAGACTTTTCAAGTGTGTAATGTCCTCCATTCCACTTGTGATCTTGGGGCTTGGGCGTCTGGTAACTGTGAAGGGAGTGGACTATCATGAGCATGTCTCAGAGTATGGGATtcattggaatttttttttcacactgaCTGCAGTGAAG GTGGTCTCAACActgctgctctgtgtgtgtcctgtgtggCTCAGTTCAGTGCTGGCTGCTGGACTTTTGACAATCTACCAGCATGCTCTTCAAACCAAGGGGCTTTCAGATTTCATCCTCTATGGTTCTGATGGAACTGGCCAAAGACTTAATTTGCTTGATGCTAACAGAGAAGGAATTTGCTCATGCATTGGCTACATCTCCATCTACCTTATTGGAGCTCAGATAGgctggtttatttttaacaggAA GAAGACCAAATTCTGTGACTGGATGAGAATTTTGTGCATTTTAGCTGGTGTTTCTTACATATTTTATGGAGCCCTGCATATTTCTTCAGAATACATTCAGCCTGCATCTCGTCGGATGGCAAACCTCTCCTTTGTTCTCTGGATT GTGGCTTTAAGTACTCAGGTACTAGCCTCATGTTTGCTGATCGATCTTTTGACCACAGTCTTGACAGTTCTGTCAGCTGTGAGTAACAAGAAGGTGGAGGGAGTGCCAGGATGTG AGGATGATGTGCTCTcagacaaggaaaagaagagCGACAAACTTTGTCTGCTGCATGCAGTCAACTTCAATGGGCTGTTGTATTTCTTGATGGCTAACCTTTTGACAGGGTTTGTGAATATGTCCATGAAAACAATTCATGCCTCATCATTGATGGCAGTCTTTACGCTCAGTGCCTACATGTTTGTCTTGACAGTTGGGATTTTGTACTTACATCACAAGAAGGTTGCTACTCGATTCTGgtga